atttaaaaatacaaatttttataaaaacgaaaaacgaaaacgaaaaataaaataaaataaaatatggtaattaATCAGACATTCAGTTTTTGAGTAatgtgataaaattaatattatacgacgaataagaatatccataatattaaaaagttcaCTACTTCTGATAGAGACGGTGGAGGGATTATCTGGCTTAAACACTTACACCTATTCGCTCTTGACGTTAAAAACGTGATTATCGATACCGTTTAGGGTTTACGTTTCCCAACCCATTGCTTTTTCAAGTATCGATAACATATTAATGTTGTATTAACCTCGTCGGTTGTGGCTGTACCAaagattaaaacaaaatcaataaaaagaTTATTAGCTTTATCCAGATTAcgttaatcaataatattttaaactaaaatgtagTACTTGTACGCCAAAGCCTGAACGTATTTTAGTTAATGACGATTATATGTGTTAAAAGGTATATTGTCATGGTAAAATAGTTCATAAACAAAGAATATCTTAATGCCATGCTTCGTAGTATTTAAGTACGCCAATAAACTAGGCAGTGAAATATTGAGGTGAAAACGATTTTACCTCCATCTATTTCTTTTGTGCTTACGTCTACGGAAATAAGTGTTGAAATCTACCatataaggtataataagtTTGGTGACACATCTGTCAACCAATCAATCATGTGGACATTCTTCATGTGCTTTTTGGTCTGTGCGCTACAGGTGTCTGCAGCCGCCACCGCTCAGGAGTCAGGTACACCCGTAGTTATCTaatcgatttaatattatttggtaaccAAACGTTtactatgttataaaaataagatagatatacataatattattatactataaacatttggtataaactataatagaaTTTATGTTTATGTCAAGTAGAGTATGGGAAACTAAACattatatgcatattgtattattttataatgttaattttgttaaatggataatttaactaatttaaatataatatatttttaggtcgtttactttataaaagtaatttttttacaatgttgtcaatcaaaacattaaatgtatagtTTGAATAAGAAACACGTTGCTATTTTTTTAGCTCATTAAAATCATgatatacatttgaatttgttttagcattcagtaatattattgtaaagcgAGTAATgctagtacaaaataatattttaaacaagaggacaaaaattgttattgtcttattatattaaaaaaaagaagctAAATTCATTACTTCATGTActttgcctataataatattatattttaatacttttaattctTACTTAAAGCTTGTACGTAcaacgaattataatatattgtattaaaactgGAAAATAAAAAGTTTCACCTTTGAAGTATCTGTTACATGAAAGTAtgaaatgaattatatatacttgGAATACACAGAACCTAGAACCTAGAGAGTTCAAAAAATAATGCACTTTACATTGAAATCCGGGACCTATACATAATGTTGATATCTATGTGTATtcctataatatacaaagtttatttcgtttttattacGTAAGTAGATGCTTGATTTACGATGTTCTTGAATGTTCACGTGGTGTGCCttatattgtgatttgtaattttatattcgaggccacattattacataataatataataaacacaccgctgtgactaaaatataatatagcaattattattattcatcatgaTTAAAAAGAATAACAAAAGTAATAGTatgattgttaaatatttatcacacattttattctatttttatgcAATCCACAATAAATGGAAAGcaaaattgacataatattctGATTTCTGATATCCcattcgaatattatattatgtagcttgTTAAATTGTAGtcatacaatatttaactaTCAACCTAATACTCATAATTTCAAGAGGTTTATTAACTTGAGATTAGTTATGTAAGTcttctttataaatttaataatattttaatagcagTTGGGTGACAGCTTTGATTATATGATAACAAAGCtgtatgtaaaaacaataatatttgaaactaGAGGTtaagattttacaaaaataaattcaccACATTCATTAATTCTAAATGCACtttgtctataataatttataaaaattaaattctttgcCAGATCCTAAATTCTGGATTGAAAATGGAAAACGAATGTTGGAAGAAAAGTCAAAACAACCATTGCGAACGAACAAAGCGAAGAATGTGATATTGTTTatgggagatggtatgtcaTTGACAACATTGACGGCCGCTCGCATATACAAAGGCCAGTTACAAAACACGTCTGGCGAAAGCGAACACCTGAGCTTCGAACAGTTTCCGTTCACCGGAATATCAAAGGTATTAATTTGATAacaaaacaattgttattaGAATAAGTACACGTTGTATAGGCcttttattttacgtttaccAAATCGGTTTCGTCCACACGAATAGACGTATTGCGTTGACAATCAAGTGGCCGATTCAGCATGTTCAGCCACGGCATATTTGTGCGGCGTCAAGGCNNNNNNNNNNNNNNNNNNNNNNNNNNNNNNNNNNNNNNNNNNNNNNNNNNNNNNNNNNNNNNNNNNNNNNNNNNNNNNNNNNNNNNNNNNNNNNNNNNNNAAACAAAGGCACGATCGGTGTAACGTCTAAAGTTAAGAAAGGAGATTGTCCATCATCGGTCCTCGAAGAGCACCGCGTGACTTCCATAATGCAATGGGCGCAGTGGGCTGGGAAAGCGACTGGCATCGTGACCACGACCCGAGTAACACACTCATCCCCAGCAGGCAGTTACTCACAAATCGCACACCGGGAATGGGAATCTGACGTAGATATGATGAAGATCTCCAAAGGAACAACGAACATCACTCAGTGTGAAGACATAGCTAAACAGCTGATAACAAGAGAACCCGGTAGAAATTTCaaggtatgataatattttgaaacttccAGCAgaaaatatggtatatattttttatattttcgtagGTTATCATGGGCGGTGGTCGCGATAAACTTATGAAGCAAGGAGTCAATTCCACGGGAATAAGATCGGACGAAGACTTAGTTATCAGTTGGAAGAACGACAAGCGAACTAGGTTCAGCGATAAAATCTCCAAGTACGTGACGACTAGAGATGAATTAGCGAAAACAGATATGACTCAAACTGATTTTGTGTTAGGTAggaataacttatttattattttttatatgtaaaatcgTTTGCGTAAAACTATTTAGATCTAGATAACTATTACTTCATAACTCTCATCAGGTAACTTGTGGCCAAAACAGAAATCTGGttcaagttattattattttgacctCTATAATAATGTGCCATTATTGTCAGTCAAACCTGCAAATTAATAtgaattcttataatatagtaatatggtgCATACGAGTACGTTCATATGTTTAGCTTAATTTCAACATACTATAACtagtttataagtttttaacttttGCCTATCCTTGCAGTTTTGGATgttagaaacgaataaaaatagtCTGTGTTAATAAGTTCATGTGAGTAAACtataaaatccatagtcacaatttagcatctaaagttcaaatattgacgaAATACGTATtattcacgaaaatgtgcaaattattttaagttggaaatgcataaaaattttcttattttaaaaaaaatgtcagcaagcaaatcaaataacatttttatgagcgtttgaagtttatatttttactagatTGGATAtgcactcgatttctcatgtagcaattttttattttgttgtaattcaaaaactaataactttagattcataaaaattttactgaatgtttaaattttcattttatatacaccatacaattttgaaaatattttgactctttttgagccgtttacgaacattgtcagttttcaattttttcagtttttttttctaattattaataaaattttatttgttgggtaaaaaagcatgtCAATTCAATACAAGGTTccagatatattgttacaatagcagttaataaatattaaaaatacataggcatttTTTATGctcatttaaagtttgaactttgacaaaatttatcaaattaaaagtttaataattattttgtagttaaaaatgtataaaatgttcaatttttatatcgaaggattgaacaattaaaacaaggttccgtgTAAATTTATAGGTTagattttaattaggtactttattctcaataatatcatcaaatattgaCTTAGGTAGTAATATCATTGGCTGACtgactgtcttcgctcagaatcgttttttttatacaatgatattatatcattgaattcaaatgtaacaacatccattacagtgatctacttgtaacctactgtactgcagagcgatacccacttgtccacgcttttttaaattgtgttggACGTTACTTGGGTAAtgccaaaatatttgttaaaatttttatattttaccagaATCTTACTGTTTATTGTTGTGTTCACCTGTTCCACGCATTTTTCAGGTCTTTTTCATCGGGATCACATGGATTACAGGTTGAAATCCAATGTTGAGACGCAGCCCACGTTACAAGAAATGACTAGGAACGCTATTCAACTGCTCCAGAAAGAACCAAACGGTTACGTTCTCTTCGTAGAAGGTGGCCTCATCGATATGGCACATCATAATACGTGGGCGAGAATCGCACTTGACGAGACGTTAGAATTGTCCAAAGCTGTGGCGAATGCTGTGGCAATGACTAGTGAAGACGACACATTAATTGTGGTGACGTCGGACCACGCGCACACCATGACGATGGCTGGTTACCCTAAACGAAATGCGAATATTCTCGGCCTGTCGGGAACAATGGCCATGGACAACATGACGTACACCACACTGAGCTACGCCATCGGCCCGAAAAAATCCTTCGTAAATGACAGCACGTCATGTCATAGAGTCAATGTGACCGACGAagatttaagtaaataatatattaaaacaatataactacgtatacaatgttttatttaaacgtcGTACTTTAATCACGATTTGTGTCTTTttcatttaaactatattatatcgtgttgaaaattatacgataataattagtCATGGGCTAaagatgaaattattatttttattattatttataatggagATAAGACAACGATCAATATTCTACTTTGAGTTgttttttctagaaaaaattGACTATCAATATCCAAGCCTTGTTGATCAGTCCCGGGATCCACATGGAGGCGACGATGTAATGGTATTTGCGNNNNNNNNNNNNNNNNNNNNNNNNNNNNNNNNNNNNNNNNNNNNNNNNNNNNNNNNNNNNNNNNNNNNNNNNNNNNNNNNNNNNNNNNNNNNNNNNNNNNAGGGGTCCTATGTCACATTTATTCACCGGAATCTACGAGCAAAATCAAATTGCTTTAGGAATTGCTATGGCAGCTGATATTTCTACGGATCCTCCAACTAATGGCTCCAATATCGGTAACNNNNNNNNNNNNNNNNNNNNNNNNNNNNNNNNNNNNNNNNNNNNNNNNNNNNNNNNNNNNNNNNNNNNNNNNNNNNNNNNNNNNNNNNNNNNNNNNNNNNGTTGTTCGATTGCAATTTGCTGGACAAACAATTCTTACTATTATCACGTTGATAAGTCTTATGAGAATTTTGCAGTACACCTCATAGATTTCAaaaagaatattacaatatatatatataccattataacgTCATTTTACTTATAAGTCattgcatatttataatatgtattatgtataattgtatatctatcatataaaaaatgtttgtattatatttacatcccttacataaaaaaaaaatatgactaaacataattttatgttaataagattttaaatatgtaatataataagttaaagcATTTGAACATTACAATGAAACTTCCGTATTGCAGTCTCATaggtaacgaaaaaaaaaatataataaaatataattcgatcgataaatataaataaataaatttggttcTAATTTGTTTTAGTTATGAAAACTATTTCGTTGGAAATGGAAGTTCGTTATATGGCATTTTCACTGTGTCATTTATTTAAGTTACTGTTGTAGGTGAGAGTCACTAaactaatattcattaaattgtggctatcataataatattgaaaaattattaaagcttatttttatatgtattttatatgtattgagTATAgattattaagatttataattaattaataatatatgaattgtacataatattaatcaactaaCCAAATTTTCCATAACTTtaagtacattataaatacttttttgttaaaaaacctATGTAACATTGTAGGTGTTCGAATATGTTCAATATTCGCATAAACGTTTTAGAAATTGTATAGATCGTGGTAGTAAGACtattttatattctacaatttaaattttaatgatttattcaggcacgtattacataaaaaaaattttaaacacgaTTGTAacagtaaattgtattactCAAAAATACGTGTAATGTAAAAGACCGAAATGGTGAAATGTTATCTCTTAGTCAAAGGATGTGTAATCAGGGACGTTTTTGTAGCATTTTCTTTACatcatatcattttaaaaatattttctcccaatggcctaagttgccgcggaataattaataaaaaaaaaaaaaatattttgacttgttttgtcttgtttacggacattttcagtttctaattttttttgttttttttctataaatatcaatttaattatattcgttgggacaaaaagcgtgaaaatttaatacaatgctcataataatatattgttgcaacataagttaaaaaatatgaaaaatacattggcacacaTTTTTCGTAAgcaatttaagttcaaattttgacaaaatatatcaaattaaaaattaaaaaatgtataaaaggattaacttttatagctaaggattgaaactttaaaacaaggttccgcttaaataggttattctgtaattgaaaaatcaaaaaaatataaaaaaacagtttaacaaTTTGAAcaacaacaattaaatatttaaacgaagaatgattttagttttgtgtaatCAAATTTATCCACTTTTGTTTGCcggaatatttttcataaatatgcaaatatgttaagacttatgatttatgaataatatgaaaaaaaacatataggtaatattaaaattatagagttCATGTCTATAGTATCTACAGAACAAGATGTTACCACTTACCTTAGACGAATAGTCGAATAGACGACAACTATTGActgaaaaagttaaaattgtaaatattttataacaccaaGAATAAGTCAATAGAATACCTATGGGTTACATGTTGTACAGTCGCGCAATACACTGATAGTAGATAAACTcgtttaattttagaatttggTGTATTCGAAATGTCGTTGTCgtcattttaatcaaatatcaaatatacatacaaatattttttgaaaataataaaaaatactattaaatactgACGATGCCGAATTGCCGAAAACTTTGACCAAGTGCCAAATTTGcagactaaatatttaaaaaaaatcttgagtgGTGGGGGGTGAGACACCCCCCACGCCCCCTCAAAGGACGGCCCTGTGTGTAGTATACCTCTATCCTCGGATATCACttagaggacgctacccatacatttattgtctccgtcttacacacgcatgacatagcaaattgtcgttcactagtttcaatagtgtgctgttagttttgatactatagagtgaattgacttattataaaacttttaggtaagaacattatctgttgccgatttttcgaaattttcattttcaagtaagatatgggtatgtgaaatgtcaaatattaaaaatgctcttatctcgcttgaaaattaaaatatcgaatgaAAGCCAacgcacagataatgttattatctaaaaaaataataataggtcacatcactctaatatcaaaactaacagcatactattgaaactagcgaacgaaaatttggtatgtcgtgcgtgtataagacgaagacaacaaatgcatgggtagcatcctcttaaatacTCAGTCTCACAACTTCCTACGAGCATTCGGGTTTCTAATAGAATTCCGTCTGCTGTGCACGGGAAAAAAATGTTCTTCGATTACGCTTGTGATTTTCAGTAGGTAcgcaaacaataaaattaatttggctTGTGAATCATAACATTTTAGACGTTGATATTTTCGACAATGTAATTAACAATGATTATATTCCTTAAGTCGTTTATGCACAGAATTTGCGTGACGAGTTTAGATTTTAATCGAAATTCAAacgtaaaaaatagtttatttcattttttcaacattataaataaatagtaaataatataatgttttttttgtttgatgtaCCTAACCTGTGCGACTAGCTTACGTGGACTATTCGCTTAGTAAGACAATGGGTATAGGatctgataaatatattttatttacatcacGTGTGTTcagttttgtttaaaactttttttttacatctctGAGTACCTAACACatttattaccattttctataagtacctatgtacgtgaaatataacattataacatcaTCTGGCTCGTTCAATAAGACAGTTAAACAATTGATGTACCTTCATTGAATATGTAtctattagtatataataatatgtattatgtcttATCTACTACCTAGTCGAAatgtaagtaaattatatatcataaaatattttaagcaaaaaaaaaaatattgtttaaaacgaaAGGTTCGCTACaagaatataaattttgaaattaattgacTGAAAAAATACCATCATAATAAATGCGTTGTTCGAATTTTTTCGCCATGGATTTGCGAAGGATTTACAAGTCGTACAAGTATTAAACTGTTGCGTCCGCAgagtacatagtataataatagtataataatgtaggcATTAGCTGGGTAGGTAATACGTTTTTCGATaaaatttgttaacatttgGTATTGTATTATGTTCTAAAGAACGCGTAATATTTGTAGTAATTCGATCTAAGCATCGCCagacaataacaattataataacaataatatcattacagtattatcataataattatatagaccAAACACTGCTAAATGCTAATGccacgcattattattattattataaacagcgCGTAGGTATTATGTTTTACGGTTCGTGGGCACACCGACGAAAAagacaaaaacattattattgttatttttttattttcacaatattatgcaGCAGCAGCGTATATCGGAGCATTTGAATTATCGTTGATAAACGACGACTATACGACGACTACGACGAAGAACCAGGAGCCCCCCGTGCCTAGCGTGAcgagtcataatatattattatatctgtttgTGTCGAGTACGGTTTTCGGTAATTCGAGACTGTACATGTACATCATGAATAgcgaataaaataatgaatacgtataatatttatgatgaaCCTTTGAGGGGACGGGGTGGAGGGACATTGTCACGCGATGATTTATGTAAAAACTACGGCGCCGGTGTTTTATAGGGACTTAgggttaaacatttaaacgttattaaaaaaaaataaaaaaaacctatatgaTTACGGATCGCGTTCTGTCGTCGGGTTAAACGTCTCGaacgatgttttatttttcgtgTAACAATAATGGTATACGCGTAAAATGTCTTcgcgacgacaacgacgatttttaaacgtattattattattactattttaaatgtattattattactacgcaCGCGTTCGTCATTTCATCACGTAGTGTTTCATAGAAATATGTTCTATTTGACCTTTATTGGCCCATTTGTAGACCCCCGGCGATTGTATTAATATAGATGTGCCAAGTTGGTAATCAAGCTAACCCGTCCTGAAATTATTACTATcgttatggtacctatattggaAGGTATTGCAGAGAATCTTGGAAACCGCAAACATCGTCTAAGCATGCTGATTGGGAGGGGTGAAGCGACTTCACGGCCATCATCACACTCGAGTTTTCAAGATTATGAGTGGAAATCAAAACAACAAATAGTATCTTGTACACTTTATATGcgcaacatattattaacattatattacaattatctCGGATTTCTGAATTTATTATGTCTGATCGATGCgcgattattatatacaatcttGAACATTATGGACACCAAAGTGGTTTTACAAAATCACGTCGgattaagaatatttaaagtatttatcaaacaatgttttttttaagcaGTTTTACTCGGGAGTCAACAACAGCGCGCGTGATAGTgatatcgatattatataactattataatattatatataaagggACAACCTTAACAGTATCCAGAAAATTGATCGCGtagttgtacaaatataatgatatgcatTGTTGGGTGTaggattttaaaacaaatcgTTATACCACATTTAGTAATACAATTAACTGTacttaaattgatatttattaaaaaaatctcaaagaAATAGttgtggtaaaataaaatattacgtcaGATAAAGGTCAGATCAAGGTCAGATTTAACATGTctgttcaaaaatatctaattaaaaatattactcattataatttactaaaatattagtacctaatatttattacacaataacgattgaaataatatactccATAGAGATACACTActaagataaatgataatacaatagaatagatattttataaaactgaattgatttatacaagtatttaaaggctggtaaaaagaatcaaaatcaaatttattgcCTAAAATCATTAAAAGATTTGCAAGGCAGTTTGAAATGTAGTTTttattggaaaacatattttgttaaataggtTTTGGATATCTTGTAAGTATATTGATGGAATTTGTTTTGAAGTGGATAGAGAAAGAATTTCAGGATAATCAATaacatctaaataatatattaatattggttaGGTACTATTTGTTACCTATGTAAGAACCGAGAAAGCAAAAATGAATGCATGTCATTAAGTGAAgacaatattaagaaaattaagcAGATACATTTTTGGCACAATCGAGAACatgaaaattttaatgaaatagagaacaacaaattattttgtactgatTAGATGGTTTCGTCTTGCACagatgtattattaatacaaataaaatgggTATATTCTACACTGGGGCAAACAAGAGAGCTGCAATGAAGTGTTTTCAAAGCTTCTGGATCAATGTATGAACGATACCTATGTTCTTTTAATAAGTCGTACGGTCAGCATAACTGTATTGTTGATAATTTCAGTATAATTggtgaaatttaatttagattcaaAAATCGCATCGATATCTTTTAAGTTCAATACTAGACAAAAGTTTAATCTACAGATCaagtatgtaattaaaattaatagagtTTATTTGATTAATGGGTAGcaaacaaatttacatttatcaatGCTTAGTATTAGGAAATTATTAGTGGACCATTTATCAAAGTTATTGATATCACAGTGACGATTAACTGCGTCCTGATtcgttcataatataatgttcatggGATTTCCATCGCCAGTAAACAGAAACAGTTGAGAGTGTTGGATGACGTTAGATAGGgagattatatgtataaatattagatgGGAAACTGATAACCTTACGAGGCACTAAATTGGCAGATAAAAAATGTGGATATCAGTAATTAGTTGTGATAATATGACAATTACCAAGAAAATAGTGGAACCACgatactgttatattatgtattactaaataatgtgtaattgtccacaagtatttaaatcttaaatatgtttataaaatagtttactgtgtatatttatatgaattcaCACTCGTCATGTGACTATGTGAGTAATATGTGGTGGGGAAAAAAGTCCATGATTCCTatcatatatagttattatctCGTATATTTTGAGCGTGGTTGGTATATAATTCTGTTCACGTTTCATATCGTCGCTAAATgccaatattttaactattacagTCAATGCATAATGTAGAACATACTCGTTAAAAAGGCCGTGGCAAATGTGTTACGTTGGTAATAAATTTGGAATACGGGTCAGACAAGTACAGTATTTTGGTCCAGGGATGCATCGGGTTCGTCCGAATCAAAAGTggatattaaagtttaaaactataatcAGTTCAAAGTAATCGCGTGTTCAAATGTTCAATATGTGAACAGTGTACGCGAGACTGACAaacttgattttaataattcaatttatttaagttaggTACCCGACAGAGTTAAGTTTCTgattatagtcaataataattcaaagttGACAGATAGATTTCGAACTCCGAGAGTAGGAATCTaaaatcaaagttcaaatattatttttattattatgacttcgGATGGCAAAATATAAGGAGACAATTCAAGATGGCTGATTTAGTTTTAAGCATAGACCTATTAAGATATTATCTTAATAGGCCTATGGTTATAAGGAAACATGTTTAAACATCAATACTTGGCATGTTGTATTACTCGTGCGatacgaaaataatttatttaagtggaGAAGAAACATACCAGAGAACTTCAAAGTCTGTGagcgtgtaataataatattaaaactctgtgtggcattattataatataatatgacatacaaTTTTTGAGTGGTTTGTACTACGGTACCTATATTCAGTGTACACGTAGAATTAAAAGGAAAAtgtagtagtattataatatcaatatttgtgATACATTAAAACTTTACTTAGTGGTTATTATAGTTCTTTACGACAAACGAGGGCGGCTTTTGGGTGGAATCAATTTCGTTAttaagttgtaattaaaaaaaaaagccgtagatac
This portion of the Acyrthosiphon pisum isolate AL4f chromosome A1, pea_aphid_22Mar2018_4r6ur, whole genome shotgun sequence genome encodes:
- the LOC100160260 gene encoding membrane-bound alkaline phosphatase isoform X3; the encoded protein is MWTFFMCFLVCALQVSAAATAQESDPKFWIENGKRMLEEKSKQPLRTNKAKNVILFMGDGMSLTTLTAARIYKGQLQNTSGESEHLSFEQFPFTGISKTYCVDNQVADSACSATAYLCGVKANKGTIGVTSKVKKGDCPSSVLEEHRVTSIMQWAQWAGKATGIVTTTRVTHSSPAGSYSQIAHREWESDVDMMKISKGTTNITQCEDIAKQLITREPGRNFKVIMGGGRDKLMKQGVNSTGIRSDEDLVISWKNDKRTRFSDKISKYVTTRDELAKTDMTQTDFVLGLFHRDHMDYRLKSNVETQPTLQEMTRNAIQLLQKEPNGYVLFVEGGLIDMAHHNTWARIALDETLELSKAVANAVAMTSEDDTLIVVTSDHAHTMTMAGYPKRNANILGLSGTMAMDNMTYTTLSYAIGPKKSFVNDSTSCHRVNVTDEDLKKIDYQYPSLVDQSRDPHGGDDVMVFARGPMSHLFTGIYEQNQIALGIAMAADISTDPPTNGSNIGNVVRLQFAGQTILTIITLISLMRILQYTS
- the LOC100160260 gene encoding membrane-bound alkaline phosphatase isoform X4 produces the protein MLEEKSKQPLRTNKAKNVILFMGDGMSLTTLTAARIYKGQLQNTSGESEHLSFEQFPFTGISKTYCVDNQVADSACSATAYLCGVKANKGTIGVTSKVKKGDCPSSVLEEHRVTSIMQWAQWAGKATGIVTTTRVTHSSPAGSYSQIAHREWESDVDMMKISKGTTNITQCEDIAKQLITREPGRNFKVIMGGGRDKLMKQGVNSTGIRSDEDLVISWKNDKRTRFSDKISKYVTTRDELAKTDMTQTDFVLGLFHRDHMDYRLKSNVETQPTLQEMTRNAIQLLQKEPNGYVLFVEGGLIDMAHHNTWARIALDETLELSKAVANAVAMTSEDDTLIVVTSDHAHTMTMAGYPKRNANILGLSGTMAMDNMTYTTLSYAIGPKKSFVNDSTSCHRVNVTDEDLKKIDYQYPSLVDQSRDPHGGDDVMVFARGPMSHLFTGIYEQNQIALGIAMAADISTDPPTNGSNIGNVVRLQFAGQTILTIITLISLMRILQYTS